A window of Procambarus clarkii isolate CNS0578487 chromosome 69, FALCON_Pclarkii_2.0, whole genome shotgun sequence contains these coding sequences:
- the LOC138355901 gene encoding autotransporter adhesin BpaC-like, with translation MAHCNNSVARCNNSVTHCNNSVTHCNNSVAHCNNSVARCNNSVAHCNNSVARCNNSVAHCNNSVTRFNNSVTHCNNSVAHCNNSVAHCNNSVTRCNNSVAHCNNSVARCNNSVAHCNNSVARCNNSVTRCNNSVTRCNNSVTRCNNSVTRCNNSVTRCNNSVIRCNNSVAHCNNSVTRCNNSVTRCNNSVTRCNNSVTRCNNSVTRCNNSVTRCNNSVTRCNNSVIRCNNSVAHCNNSVAHCNNSVAHCNNSVSCCNNSVSRCNNSVTRCNNSVTHCNNSVTRCNNSVAHCNNSVAHCNNSVAHCNNSVTRCNNSVAHCNNSVAIIPMQRRKIRT, from the coding sequence atggctCACTGCAACAATAGTGTGGCACGCTGCAACAATAGTGTGACACACTGCAACAATAGTGTGACACACTGCAACAATAGTGTGGCTCACTGCAACAATAGTGTGGCACGCTGCAACAATAGTGTGGCTCACTGCAACAATAGTGTGGCACGCTGCAACAATAGTGTGGCTCACTGCAACAATAGTGTGACACGCTTCAACAATAGTGTGACACACTGCAACAATAGTGTGGCTCACTGCAACAATAGTGTGGCTCACTGCAACAATAGTGTGACACGCTGCAACAATAGTGTGGCTCACTGCAACAATAGTGTGGCACGCTGCAACAATAGTGTGGCTCACTGCAACAATAGTGTGGCACGCTGCAACAATAGTGTGACACGCTGCAACAATAGTGTGACACGCTGCAACAATAGTGTGACACGCTGCAACAATAGTGTGACACGCTGCAACAATAGTGTGACACGCTGCAACAATAGTGTGATACGCTGCAACAATAGTGTGGCTCACTGCAACAATAGTGTGACACGCTGCAACAATAGTGTGACACGCTGCAACAATAGTGTGACACGCTGCAACAATAGTGTGACACGCTGCAACAATAGTGTGACACGCTGCAACAATAGTGTGACACGCTGCAACAATAGTGTGACACGCTGCAACAATAGTGTGATACGCTGCAACAATAGTGTGGCTCACTGCAACAATAGTGTGGCTCACTGCAACAATAGTGTGGCTCACTGCAACAATAGTGTGTCATGCTGCAACAATAGTGTGTCACGCTGCAACAATAGTGTGACACGCTGCAACAATAGTGTGACACACTGCAACAATAGTGTGACACGCTGCAACAATAGTGTGGCTCACTGCAACAATAGTGTGGCTCACTGCAACAATAGTGTGGCTCACTGCAACAATAGTGTGACACGCTGCAACAATAGTGTGGCTCACTGCAACAATAGTGTGGCAATAATACCAATGCAACGAAGAAAAATAAgaacttaa